From a single Metopolophium dirhodum isolate CAU chromosome 6, ASM1992520v1, whole genome shotgun sequence genomic region:
- the LOC132947818 gene encoding proteoglycan 4-like, whose translation MTGQQQEKWQQVAELIQRLGLVSGGQDEPRTAAQVARMTTRQLLQDPVRAAIYNRGWADRTMDIQRRLRPHRPPSTSTPGSRTPSLTRPPPPATTPAPVTPAEPAPVPRQTGVLPGPTGKVRTEAQQARNRRKFQQLKEKRKARESEASQQRRLAKQPAPTSDPEAAGTPPANPTPMEVDKPASKDGKSEEPGQPTSQESPDQSEATVDITEADWLVAFEGMPELDDTHSFYTPVGSPKHPQ comes from the coding sequence ATGACCGGCCAACAGCAGGAGAAGTGGCAGCAGGTGGCCGAGTTAATCCAACGGCTGGGGCTGGTATCCGGTGGCCAGGATGAGCCGCGAACAGCCGCCCAGGTCGCGAGGATGACTACCCGCCAACTCCTGCAGGATCCAGTGCGGGCGGCCATCTACAACCGGGGCTGGGCGGACCGTACGATGGACATCCAGCGGAGGTTGCGGCCACACCGACCACCATCAACATCAACACCCGGCAGCCGCACACCGTCCCTGACAAGGCCACCACCCCCAGCAACGACACCTGCCCCCGTAACACCTGCGGAGCCGGCACCGGTACCCAGGCAAACGGGGGTACTCCCCGGCCCAACGGGAAAGGTGAGGACGGAGGCGCAGCAGGCACGGAACCGCCGGAAATTCCAGCAGCTAAAGGAAAAGAGGAAAGCCAGGGAAAGCGAGGCAAGCCAACAACGTCGGCTTGCCAAGCAACCCGCGCCAACCTCAGACCCGGAAGCAGCCGGCACGCCTCCGGCCAACCCAACACCGATGGAGGTGGACAAACCGGCATCCAAGGACGGCAAGTCCGAGGAGCCGGGACAGCCCACCAGCCAGGAGTCACCAGACCAATCAGAGGCCACGGTGGACATAACCGAGGCAGATTGGCTGGTGGCGTTCGAGGGGATGCCGGAGTTAGACGACACTCACTCGTTCTACACTCCGGTAGGGTCCCCAAAACACCCCCAGTAA
- the LOC132947723 gene encoding uncharacterized protein LOC132947723, whose translation MERNDIVALRCKFLRQMCTLRKNKDDRPVVYLDETWVNQNHSRTLIWQNENNSGGLKVPTGKGGRLIVCHAGCSRYGFIEGSKLVFRSNTGNTTDYHNQMNGEVFKEWFIQLLKNLEEPSVIVMDNAPYHSILRDKYPKSNWRKTEVQQWLNEKNIEFHPLETLPELRQKVKNLLPREKKYELDDIAIEMGHEVIRLPPYHCKYNPIELIWAQVKGQVAKFNNTFKMVDIERLTHEALDAVTIDDWTKCVRHAEEIQDEDNKNEIMRDTMIEPIIMTILPDDSDWSDDEEDIDEENHG comes from the coding sequence ATGGAGAGGAATGATATCGTCGCACTTCGGTGTAAATTTTTACGACAAATGTGTACGCTGCGAAAAAATAAAGACGATCGTCCAGTGGTTTATCTCGATGAAACGTGGGTAAACCAAAACCATTCACGCACCCTTATTtggcaaaatgaaaataattctggTGGTCTGAAGGTGCCGACGGGTAAAGGAGGCCGACTTATTGTATGCCATGCAGGATGTAGTCGCTACGGGTTTATAGAAGGGTCAAAATTGGTATTTCGAAGCAATACCGGAAATACCACGGATTATCATAATCAGATGAATGGTGAAGTATTCAAAGAGTGGTTTATTCAACTGCTTAAAAATCTAGAAGAGCCATCAGTTATAGTCATGGACAATGCGCCTTACCATTCAATCCTCAGAGACAAATATCCGAAAAGTAATTGGAGAAAAACCGAAGTACAACAAtggttaaatgaaaaaaatattgagttccATCCATTGGAAACATTACCTGAACTTcggcaaaaagttaaaaacctattgccacgtgaaaaaaaatatgagctgGATGACATTGCAATTGAAATGGGTCATGAGGTAATCCGTCTTCCACCATACCACTGTAAGTATAACCCAATTGAGTTAATTTGGGCTCAAGTTAAGGGCCAAGTAGCGaaatttaacaatacttttaaaatggttGATATTGAGCGGTTAACACACGAGGCATTAGATGCAGTAACAATAGACGACTGGACGAAATGCGTTCGTCATGCAGAAGAAATTCAGGACGAGGacaacaaaaatgaaataatgagGGACACCATGATAGAACcaataattatgacaatattaccaGATGACAGTGACTGGAGTGATGATGAAGAAGATATTGACGAAGAAAACCACGGATAA